The following proteins come from a genomic window of Nitrosopumilaceae archaeon AB1(1):
- the aroA gene encoding 3-phosphoshikimate 1-carboxyvinyltransferase, translating to MNCSVGKSKLYGNLTCPTNKSYTHRAIFMASLSDGKSIIQNPLLSQDTIATIEACKVFGVNIQESDSDLIIKNSITSTVHAAVIDAENSGTTIRIAASIASLIDGKSVLSGDQSLKKRPMKPLLDALESIGAKCTSDDGKPPITVTGKVLGGSVKIQGDISSQFITSLLIIGARTQKGLTIQVKGELVSRPYLDMTISMMKKFGVDVDVIEPFKKYHIPAQMYKPTTLVIPSDFSSLAILLAAAVLLGDKLTINIKMGGTPHGDEAFIDMLERLGADIVLVNDTITTASPKLFQGGTFDLGDTPDLLPALAILALKSTKPIKIKNVKHARFKETDRIAVLSSELAKIGLIIKESEDGMTLEKGDLHGAHLDAKGDHRLFMVFCIAGMYIGDCTVSDPESVGVSYPEFISDMKKVGGEIN from the coding sequence ATGAACTGTAGTGTTGGAAAGAGTAAACTTTATGGCAATTTAACATGCCCCACAAACAAGAGTTATACGCACAGAGCCATATTTATGGCATCATTATCTGATGGGAAAAGTATAATTCAGAATCCTTTACTATCACAAGATACCATTGCAACAATAGAGGCATGTAAGGTATTTGGAGTAAATATTCAAGAGTCAGATAGTGATTTAATTATTAAAAATTCTATTACATCCACAGTGCACGCCGCTGTAATTGACGCTGAAAATTCCGGTACAACAATCAGGATAGCTGCCTCCATTGCAAGTCTAATCGATGGAAAATCAGTCTTATCTGGTGATCAAAGTCTCAAAAAACGACCAATGAAACCACTACTCGATGCGCTCGAATCAATTGGCGCAAAGTGTACGTCAGATGATGGTAAACCTCCCATCACAGTTACTGGAAAAGTACTAGGCGGATCAGTCAAGATACAGGGGGATATTTCTAGTCAATTCATAACATCTCTATTAATAATAGGCGCAAGAACACAAAAGGGATTAACAATACAAGTGAAAGGAGAACTAGTATCAAGACCATATCTAGATATGACGATATCTATGATGAAAAAATTCGGAGTTGATGTTGATGTGATAGAGCCATTTAAAAAATATCACATCCCTGCACAGATGTATAAACCAACTACACTTGTCATTCCATCAGATTTCTCAAGTCTTGCAATATTATTAGCTGCTGCCGTACTTTTAGGAGACAAACTCACAATAAATATCAAAATGGGAGGTACACCACACGGCGATGAGGCATTTATAGATATGTTGGAGAGATTGGGGGCAGATATTGTTCTAGTAAATGATACAATTACTACTGCATCACCAAAATTATTCCAAGGAGGAACGTTTGATTTAGGAGATACGCCGGATTTATTACCTGCGTTAGCAATATTGGCATTAAAGAGTACAAAACCAATAAAAATCAAAAACGTAAAACATGCCAGATTTAAAGAGACAGATAGAATAGCAGTTTTATCAAGTGAGCTTGCAAAAATTGGACTAATCATAAAGGAGAGCGAGGACGGTATGACTCTGGAAAAAGGTGATCTGCACGGAGCACATTTGGATGCAAAAGGAGATCATAGATTATTCATGGTATTCTGTATTGCAGGTATGTATATTGGAGACTGTACGGTATCAGACCCAGAGTCAGTTGGAGTGTCATATCCAGAATTCATCTCAGATATGAAAAAAGTTGGTGGAGAGATTAATTAA
- the aroC gene encoding chorismate synthase, with protein sequence MQPMLDLRRPGQSAITTQRKEKDIVEIISGVFRGYTTGAPITMIIWNKDKKSKDYDNLQNNLRPGHADYPAMIKYKKFNDYRGGGRFSGRLTATHVMGGAVARKLLQEISIKVYSYTTQIGKTQIRSTPLIITPKMIFSNDTRCPNKADAKKMYQEIISARKSGDTLGGIIESVTTDLPVGMGEPIFGSLESELSAAIYSIPSVKGVEFGSGFDGSEKRGTENNDLYIKKGKNIKTSTNNSGGILGGLSIGMPLKMRIAFKPVSSVAQKQKTVNIKTGKSATLHIKGRHDPCVVPRAVPVVDALVSLVLADHALIGGFIKQVL encoded by the coding sequence ATACAACCCATGTTAGATCTTCGCAGACCAGGGCAATCTGCAATAACCACACAAAGAAAAGAAAAAGATATCGTAGAAATAATATCAGGTGTATTCAGAGGATATACCACAGGCGCTCCAATTACAATGATAATTTGGAACAAGGATAAAAAATCAAAAGATTATGATAATTTGCAAAATAATCTACGACCAGGTCACGCAGACTATCCTGCTATGATAAAATATAAAAAATTTAATGACTATCGTGGTGGTGGAAGATTCTCTGGCAGACTCACAGCAACTCATGTAATGGGAGGGGCAGTTGCAAGAAAATTATTACAAGAGATATCCATAAAGGTATATTCTTACACAACACAAATTGGCAAGACACAGATAAGATCCACACCATTAATAATCACACCAAAAATGATATTCAGCAATGATACTCGATGTCCCAACAAGGCAGACGCAAAAAAAATGTATCAAGAAATCATATCTGCACGAAAGAGCGGAGATACGCTGGGTGGAATAATTGAATCAGTTACGACTGATCTGCCAGTTGGAATGGGAGAACCCATATTTGGATCTCTTGAATCAGAACTAAGTGCAGCAATTTATTCAATACCATCAGTTAAAGGAGTAGAATTCGGATCAGGTTTTGACGGTTCAGAGAAAAGGGGGACCGAAAATAATGATTTATACATTAAAAAAGGCAAAAACATCAAAACTAGTACAAATAATTCAGGAGGCATACTTGGAGGACTTTCCATTGGAATGCCTCTTAAAATGAGAATAGCTTTCAAACCAGTCTCCTCTGTAGCACAAAAGCAAAAGACCGTCAATATAAAAACTGGTAAATCTGCAACACTACACATCAAGGGACGACACGATCCATGTGTAGTTCCAAGAGCAGTACCGGTCGTAGATGCTCTCGTATCACTAGTACTTGCAGATCATGCATTAATTGGTGGTTTCATTAAACAGGTACTATAA
- a CDS encoding aminotransferase class I/II-fold pyridoxal phosphate-dependent enzyme codes for MEDIDSIRNEIDKITQEMIILFKKRLELSQKIGIAKKDVGRKIIDKTREEQLFNKMQILVSEIGLNKASAGRFVNFLINESVRVQSIKNNAHLSIFYKAKEMEKNGKDMIHMEIGEPDFMAPKSLQNALSDAYKLGFTKYGMPQGDQTLLEELAKKHKVMPENIIITHGGRFAVFAAITTLLVPGDEVIIIEPAWSAYRQCAEFAGVKTKIIKTSIEECWEPSLDDIRKATSINTKMIILNYPNNPTGKILSNTTLDSIVNLAKENDWYILSDEVYSTYTYTAFKSILEYNYEKGIVVNSFSKSHAMTGFRIGYAITHKDIIQKMVKLQALCITSVSEPIQYAAINAINQDTSNNPKIIKNRMNEIIKIAKKANLKFTVPDGAMYLFLDMGRNGSELANSLLEKGLAVAPGEGFGEYTNFVRISLCSDVKELISGMKMLIEI; via the coding sequence ATGGAAGATATAGATTCAATTCGTAATGAAATTGACAAAATTACACAAGAGATGATTATTTTATTTAAAAAACGCCTAGAATTATCACAGAAGATAGGTATTGCAAAGAAAGATGTAGGAAGAAAAATCATTGATAAAACCAGAGAAGAGCAATTATTCAATAAAATGCAGATACTAGTCAGTGAAATTGGTTTAAATAAAGCAAGTGCTGGAAGGTTTGTTAATTTTTTGATTAATGAATCAGTAAGAGTACAATCAATTAAGAATAATGCACATTTGTCAATATTTTACAAAGCAAAAGAGATGGAAAAAAATGGTAAAGATATGATACACATGGAGATAGGTGAGCCAGATTTTATGGCGCCCAAATCATTACAAAATGCATTATCGGATGCATACAAATTAGGATTCACAAAATATGGTATGCCTCAAGGAGATCAAACATTACTTGAAGAATTGGCAAAAAAGCACAAAGTCATGCCAGAGAATATAATAATTACTCATGGGGGAAGATTCGCAGTATTTGCCGCAATCACTACTCTGTTAGTTCCTGGCGATGAGGTAATAATTATAGAACCGGCATGGTCTGCATACAGACAATGCGCAGAATTTGCAGGTGTTAAAACTAAAATAATAAAGACGAGTATTGAGGAGTGTTGGGAGCCATCATTAGATGACATAAGAAAAGCGACAAGTATCAATACAAAGATGATAATACTAAACTATCCAAACAATCCAACAGGTAAGATTCTCTCAAACACAACTCTAGACAGTATAGTTAATTTAGCAAAAGAAAATGATTGGTATATACTCAGTGATGAGGTTTACTCTACATATACATACACTGCTTTTAAAAGTATACTAGAATATAATTATGAGAAAGGTATCGTTGTAAATTCATTTTCAAAATCTCACGCAATGACCGGATTTCGAATTGGGTATGCAATAACACATAAAGACATAATACAAAAAATGGTAAAACTACAAGCATTATGTATCACGAGTGTGTCAGAGCCAATTCAATACGCAGCAATTAATGCAATAAATCAAGATACAAGTAACAACCCTAAAATAATTAAAAATCGAATGAATGAAATAATCAAAATTGCTAAAAAAGCAAATTTGAAATTCACCGTTCCAGATGGAGCCATGTATTTATTTTTAGACATGGGAAGAAATGGTTCAGAATTGGCCAACTCTTTGCTTGAAAAAGGTTTAGCAGTAGCACCCGGAGAGGGATTTGGAGAATATACGAATTTTGTGAGGATATCACTGTGCTCAGATGTAAAGGAACTAATATCAGGCATGAAAATGTTAATTGAAATATGA
- a CDS encoding prephenate dehydrogenase: MKKITVIGAGGRMGKWFVRYFLKTKKYTVTGFDSQNKVSIKDCIVGKSLVSSILSADFVFLCTPIRQTAEVIRLISKEMKRDAFIIDIASEKTKTSSALSKIPLKINPICIHPMFGPGTQKVNGQNIIIIPIKDAKKELTVVKSLFAGANFVTTNAHEHDKKIGLILGLTHTINLILGSIITKDEKLQLIEKMSGTTFKAHRVLVDGLTSESPEMIESIMLNPEMRRYAEEFWKELGRVLTIIQENKTDELLDYIKKCQNDIADHTDTAKASKKLSSMTSSIK, translated from the coding sequence ATGAAAAAAATCACAGTAATTGGAGCAGGGGGAAGAATGGGTAAATGGTTTGTAAGGTATTTCCTCAAGACGAAAAAATACACCGTCACAGGATTTGATTCTCAAAATAAAGTCAGTATCAAAGATTGTATAGTTGGAAAGTCACTTGTAAGTTCAATTTTAAGTGCAGATTTTGTATTTTTATGTACGCCAATAAGACAGACAGCTGAGGTCATAAGACTCATATCTAAAGAGATGAAACGAGACGCATTCATTATTGACATTGCATCGGAGAAAACAAAAACATCATCAGCCCTATCTAAAATCCCATTAAAGATTAACCCAATTTGTATTCACCCAATGTTCGGACCCGGAACACAGAAAGTTAACGGACAAAATATTATCATAATACCAATTAAAGATGCAAAAAAAGAGTTGACAGTAGTCAAATCATTATTTGCAGGGGCAAACTTTGTAACTACAAATGCACATGAACACGATAAAAAAATTGGATTAATACTTGGTCTTACACATACAATTAATCTAATACTAGGAAGCATAATTACTAAAGATGAAAAACTTCAACTCATTGAGAAAATGTCAGGTACTACATTCAAGGCACATCGAGTACTAGTAGATGGTCTAACTTCTGAATCACCAGAGATGATTGAAAGCATTATGTTAAATCCAGAAATGCGCAGATATGCTGAAGAATTTTGGAAGGAATTAGGCAGAGTTTTGACCATAATTCAAGAAAACAAGACAGACGAATTGTTAGATTATATCAAAAAATGTCAAAATGACATAGCAGATCATACAGATACGGCAAAAGCATCAAAAAAACTATCTAGTATGACAAGTAGTATAAAATAA
- the thiC gene encoding phosphomethylpyrimidine synthase ThiC — MTTQMSQARRGIITNEMKQVAKDEDVSTNWLCSRIADGSIIIPSNNVRKEDIHNVGIGKGLKTKVNVNIGTSTLNIDQESEVEKAKIAVKYHADTIMDLSDGGDIASIRRVLLSNAPITFGTVPIYEAYNKAVQSRKAPTEMSEDDFLHAFENNVKDGVDYTTIHSGITKDIAKRILQVNRHGGVVSKGGTITAAWMLKNDKENPYFEHFDYLVELAKKYDVTFSLGDALRPGSILDSHDELQVQEMINIARLVKIAHKSDVQVMVEGPGHVPLNEVAANVRLAKSLIGNVPYYVLGPLVTDIASGHDHIASAIGAAVSASEGVDLLCYLTPSEHLALPNVEDVKAGLIAYRIAAHAGDLVKLREKSIKWDAAMTLARRTLDWEKQLALSIDPEAAARIHARTGQHPGNNVPCTMCGGACVYIMLPQQRKSTPSTKHDNISSKSDVLLE; from the coding sequence ATGACTACACAAATGAGTCAAGCTAGACGTGGCATAATTACTAATGAGATGAAACAGGTTGCCAAAGATGAAGATGTCTCTACAAATTGGCTCTGCTCTAGAATAGCCGATGGTTCTATAATAATTCCAAGTAATAATGTACGAAAGGAAGATATTCACAATGTGGGGATCGGCAAGGGATTAAAGACCAAGGTAAATGTAAACATTGGTACATCTACTTTAAACATAGATCAAGAAAGTGAGGTTGAAAAAGCAAAGATTGCTGTAAAGTATCATGCTGATACCATAATGGATTTGAGTGATGGTGGCGATATTGCAAGTATCAGACGTGTATTGTTGAGTAACGCACCAATTACTTTTGGCACTGTTCCAATTTATGAGGCATACAACAAGGCCGTACAATCCAGAAAGGCCCCTACTGAAATGTCTGAAGATGATTTTTTACATGCGTTTGAGAATAATGTCAAAGACGGTGTCGATTATACCACCATTCATTCTGGAATTACTAAAGATATTGCAAAGCGTATTTTACAGGTGAACAGACATGGTGGCGTGGTAAGTAAAGGTGGGACAATTACTGCGGCATGGATGTTGAAAAATGATAAAGAAAATCCATATTTCGAGCATTTTGATTATTTGGTAGAGTTGGCAAAAAAATATGATGTTACCTTTAGTCTTGGAGATGCGTTAAGACCAGGCTCTATCTTGGATTCACACGATGAGCTACAGGTACAAGAGATGATCAATATTGCCAGACTAGTAAAAATTGCACACAAAAGTGATGTACAAGTCATGGTGGAAGGTCCAGGTCATGTACCGCTGAATGAAGTTGCAGCCAATGTCCGTCTTGCAAAGTCTTTGATTGGTAATGTTCCATATTATGTATTGGGTCCACTAGTAACTGATATTGCATCTGGTCATGATCATATTGCAAGTGCAATAGGAGCTGCCGTATCTGCAAGTGAGGGGGTTGATCTATTGTGTTATCTTACACCATCTGAACATCTGGCACTACCTAATGTGGAGGATGTCAAAGCAGGGTTAATTGCTTATAGAATAGCAGCTCATGCCGGTGATCTTGTCAAACTACGTGAGAAATCAATCAAATGGGATGCTGCCATGACTCTTGCACGTAGAACACTTGATTGGGAAAAACAATTGGCACTCTCTATTGATCCTGAAGCTGCAGCTAGAATTCATGCAAGAACTGGACAACATCCTGGGAATAATGTTCCATGTACAATGTGTGGTGGCGCATGTGTATACATTATGCTACCACAACAAAGAAAATCTACTCCGTCTACTAAACATGACAACATCTCTTCTAAATCTGATGTATTGCTAGAGTAA
- the thiD gene encoding bifunctional hydroxymethylpyrimidine kinase/phosphomethylpyrimidine kinase, whose amino-acid sequence MNILVVGGSDTSSASGIQGDVKVLAELGVYSPSIITAVTSQNTVNYHSTHALSKQVIGDQFHSILSDFKIDAVKIGMVYNSEIIQQIHSEIKDLDAHIILDPVVKSTTQGELIKSEAINHYKKLLLPLAHSITPNVYEASILTGLKLQTKQNVRQAAQLILKMGVKHVIITGNEFEADTVSDLIAWKNNEKILSSRKINTENRGGGCRFACALATQLVKGCEIISAVKFAQKFTISSIKHAQKYTNGTSIVESPSNNHVKLSLAIEDFLNINHVSEIIPECQTNFVYSKNNPKSISDILGINGRIVKTGDTVMCAGELMYGSSKHVASAVLAMMKKFKDERSAVNIKFSEEIIIRAKNAGLIVAKYDRKLEPADKRMKENNTIFWGTTNAIKHAQEAPELIYHMGDYGKEPMILIFATEPYKVISKINKLVL is encoded by the coding sequence ATGAACATACTAGTTGTAGGTGGCTCAGACACTTCATCGGCTTCAGGAATACAGGGGGATGTCAAGGTATTAGCAGAACTCGGAGTGTATAGCCCATCCATAATTACAGCGGTCACATCTCAGAACACCGTTAATTATCACTCTACACATGCATTATCAAAGCAAGTAATCGGGGACCAATTTCACTCCATACTGAGTGATTTTAAAATTGATGCAGTAAAGATAGGTATGGTGTATAATTCAGAGATTATACAACAGATACACTCAGAGATAAAAGATTTAGATGCTCACATCATACTAGATCCTGTAGTAAAATCCACCACTCAAGGAGAATTGATTAAAAGTGAGGCCATTAATCATTATAAAAAATTACTACTACCCTTGGCACATTCAATCACACCGAATGTGTATGAGGCATCAATCTTGACTGGTTTAAAATTACAAACAAAACAAAACGTCAGACAAGCAGCCCAATTAATTCTAAAAATGGGTGTAAAACATGTAATAATAACAGGAAATGAGTTTGAGGCAGATACAGTATCGGATTTAATCGCCTGGAAGAATAATGAAAAAATATTATCAAGTAGAAAAATAAACACAGAAAATAGAGGCGGGGGATGTCGATTTGCCTGTGCACTTGCCACACAATTAGTAAAGGGATGTGAAATTATAAGTGCTGTAAAATTTGCACAAAAATTTACCATTTCATCAATTAAACATGCGCAAAAATATACAAACGGTACAAGTATAGTAGAATCACCATCTAATAATCATGTAAAATTATCACTTGCAATTGAGGATTTCCTCAATATTAATCACGTATCAGAAATAATACCAGAGTGTCAGACAAACTTTGTCTATTCAAAAAATAACCCAAAATCGATATCAGACATACTTGGCATAAATGGCAGAATAGTCAAAACAGGGGATACAGTCATGTGTGCAGGAGAGTTGATGTATGGATCATCAAAGCATGTTGCATCAGCAGTACTGGCAATGATGAAAAAATTCAAAGATGAAAGATCTGCTGTGAATATAAAATTCAGCGAGGAGATTATAATTCGTGCAAAAAACGCCGGTCTAATAGTTGCAAAATATGACAGAAAACTCGAACCGGCAGACAAGAGAATGAAAGAAAATAATACAATATTTTGGGGAACAACAAATGCAATTAAACATGCACAAGAGGCACCAGAACTAATATATCACATGGGGGATTATGGTAAAGAGCCCATGATATTAATTTTTGCAACAGAACCGTACAAAGTAATTTCAAAGATCAACAAACTAGTATTATGA
- a CDS encoding nucleotidyltransferase family protein: protein MKAVILAGGLGTRLLPYTTIIPKPMFPLGGRPVLGHLIEWCKKNKIKSIVLCTSYLGKTIENYFKDGSEFGVDIQYAVSNKPLSTAGQLKSAQKYLEDTFVCMYGDSIYGFDLAKMISQHKKTRAFVTMSLFEHKTDLQYGVIDTKNGLVTDWAEKPTIKSNINMGCYVLNYDLLDMIPAGKKYDMNIVIKRAINSKKKISSFMIKKGFLDIGDIESYRKAQSVFEKKTKR, encoded by the coding sequence ATGAAAGCAGTTATACTTGCAGGAGGGCTTGGGACTAGACTGTTACCGTACACTACTATTATACCAAAACCAATGTTTCCATTAGGAGGCAGGCCAGTGTTGGGGCATTTAATAGAATGGTGTAAAAAAAATAAAATAAAATCCATAGTATTGTGTACAAGTTATTTGGGAAAAACTATTGAGAATTATTTTAAAGACGGTAGTGAATTTGGGGTAGATATCCAATACGCAGTGTCGAATAAACCATTATCTACTGCAGGACAATTAAAGTCTGCACAAAAGTATCTTGAGGACACGTTTGTGTGTATGTATGGGGATTCCATTTATGGGTTTGATTTAGCAAAAATGATCTCACAGCACAAAAAAACTAGAGCGTTTGTAACAATGAGTCTTTTTGAACATAAAACAGATTTACAGTATGGGGTGATAGATACGAAAAACGGTCTTGTGACAGACTGGGCAGAGAAACCAACCATAAAATCAAATATCAATATGGGGTGCTATGTACTGAATTATGATTTACTAGACATGATACCGGCAGGTAAAAAATATGATATGAATATTGTGATAAAAAGGGCAATAAATTCAAAAAAAAAGATATCTAGTTTTATGATAAAAAAAGGCTTTTTAGATATAGGAGATATAGAGTCTTACAGAAAAGCTCAAAGTGTATTTGAAAAAAAGACAAAAAGGTAG
- a CDS encoding GNAT family N-acetyltransferase has protein sequence MEQCIIRKIKLTDIENGLLDILKIHNGEKTNLSNTLMKIINNLNHIILVAELNNTIIGCITLFIETKFIHNGGLVCHIEDIYTKDSRSETSITLIKEALKISKKYGCYKSILDCSDASNSFYEKLGFKKFANSMKIEYSQ, from the coding sequence TTGGAGCAGTGTATAATCAGAAAAATCAAACTGACAGATATTGAAAATGGGTTATTAGATATATTAAAAATTCACAATGGGGAGAAGACAAATCTAAGCAATACACTAATGAAGATTATCAATAATCTAAATCATATAATTTTGGTGGCCGAATTGAATAATACCATAATAGGATGTATAACATTATTCATTGAAACAAAATTTATTCACAATGGAGGACTGGTATGCCACATTGAAGATATTTACACAAAAGATTCAAGATCAGAGACTAGTATCACATTGATTAAAGAGGCATTAAAGATTTCCAAAAAGTATGGTTGTTACAAGTCGATACTTGATTGCAGTGATGCGTCAAATTCTTTTTATGAAAAACTTGGATTTAAAAAATTTGCCAATAGCATGAAAATTGAATATTCACAATAA
- the cofC gene encoding 2-phospho-L-lactate guanylyltransferase: MLSAIVPVKTFSHAKSRLTLSTSQKIQLSELMLKEVLGTIDSSDKIDDILLVTADSNALSIGEKFNVTEIRMETDSGVNDAIKQADEYLRKKNCSTSIVLPQDIPLIQTEDLDFLTQFIKPESVLIVPSRQFDGTNALIRTPCRVIPPLYDMGGFKTHLDSGRLNTKYSNVLYCDRIMIDIDTDLDILHVLNLNTKPDFNKILLEIIS; encoded by the coding sequence TTGTTATCTGCTATTGTACCGGTAAAAACATTTTCACACGCTAAAAGTCGTTTAACTCTGAGCACTAGTCAAAAGATACAATTATCTGAATTGATGCTAAAAGAGGTTCTTGGGACAATTGATTCGTCTGATAAAATTGATGATATATTGCTAGTAACTGCAGATTCTAATGCTTTGAGTATTGGGGAGAAATTTAATGTGACAGAGATAAGAATGGAAACCGATTCTGGTGTAAATGATGCGATAAAACAGGCCGATGAATACTTGAGAAAGAAAAACTGTTCCACATCTATAGTTTTACCGCAAGATATTCCATTAATTCAAACTGAAGATTTGGATTTTTTAACACAATTCATCAAACCCGAATCCGTTTTGATTGTACCATCTAGACAATTTGATGGAACAAACGCGTTAATTAGAACTCCGTGTAGAGTCATTCCACCCTTGTATGATATGGGAGGTTTTAAAACTCACCTAGACTCTGGTAGACTAAACACAAAATACAGTAATGTGTTATACTGTGACAGAATCATGATTGACATAGATACTGATTTAGATATTTTACATGTTTTAAATCTCAACACAAAACCTGATTTTAACAAAATATTGTTAGAGATAATATCCTAG
- the cofD gene encoding 2-phospho-L-lactate transferase, producing MITILAGGTGSVKIIRGIASVENKVNVISNVGDNYWLYGMYICPDIDTVMYGMADLLDTERGWGIKKDTFNFIRQMEIFGEDSWFRIGDRDTATHLIRTNMLKDGKNLTDITRWMCEKFAVNVNIMPVTDNVIETRINTEKGEMHLQEYWVKYRGKDKIIGIDYMGIDKARPNPNVINALHDSELVIIAPANPLTSIGPILQIKGIQKELSKIRKRVVAISPLIGNSAISGPAGDYMKSAGIDVSSYGLARMYSNVCKTIIIDTKDKSLTSKINDLDMDVLHTKIIMNTPSAEQKLASFITKQCI from the coding sequence ATGATAACAATTCTTGCTGGCGGTACTGGCTCTGTTAAAATAATTCGTGGAATTGCGTCTGTAGAAAATAAGGTAAATGTGATTTCAAATGTTGGTGATAATTATTGGTTGTATGGTATGTATATTTGTCCTGATATTGACACGGTTATGTATGGTATGGCAGATCTGCTTGATACAGAACGTGGTTGGGGAATTAAAAAAGATACTTTTAATTTTATACGCCAAATGGAAATATTTGGAGAAGATAGTTGGTTCCGAATTGGTGATCGCGATACTGCAACACATTTGATTAGAACTAATATGCTAAAAGATGGAAAAAACCTTACTGATATTACTCGTTGGATGTGTGAAAAATTTGCTGTGAATGTAAATATAATGCCTGTTACTGATAATGTAATTGAAACTAGAATTAATACTGAAAAAGGTGAGATGCATCTACAAGAATATTGGGTAAAGTATAGAGGTAAAGACAAAATAATAGGTATTGATTATATGGGAATAGACAAGGCACGTCCAAACCCAAATGTGATTAATGCACTACACGATTCAGAACTAGTAATAATTGCACCTGCAAACCCTCTTACTAGTATTGGTCCAATACTTCAAATCAAGGGAATACAAAAAGAGCTCTCTAAAATTAGAAAACGTGTTGTTGCAATAAGCCCATTAATTGGCAATTCTGCTATTAGTGGACCTGCAGGTGATTACATGAAATCTGCAGGTATAGATGTCTCATCCTATGGTTTAGCACGTATGTATTCTAATGTGTGTAAAACCATAATTATTGATACCAAAGATAAATCACTTACCTCGAAGATTAATGATTTAGATATGGATGTGCTTCATACTAAAATTATAATGAATACACCAAGTGCAGAACAAAAATTAGCGTCATTTATCACCAAACAATGTATCTGA